A genomic window from Archocentrus centrarchus isolate MPI-CPG fArcCen1 chromosome 2, fArcCen1, whole genome shotgun sequence includes:
- the enpp4 gene encoding bis(5'-adenosyl)-triphosphatase enpp4 codes for MSLKLVLGFLCAIGTWASENDTAQQGPLPLLLVSFDGFRADYLKRFPMPNLKLLYSQGVLVEQLTNVFITKTFPNHYSLVTGLYAESHGILASNMYDPISHKHFSVHNDSDPMWWNGAQPLWITALDSGYKTAAMMWPGSDVTIGNRTATHFFHYDPHVTFQERLGNVTNWMLGNKKEQGVKFAALYWEEPDRTGHTFGPDNITAMGKVLKEVDDNIALLMSELKRTGLWGQINILITSDHGMAQCSADRLIRLDDCLPPDNYTLVDLTPVAALIPKEDAEAVFSQLKKCHPHMKAYLKKTIPDRLHYRNNARVQPIILIADEGWTIVQRGNKLPRLGDHGYDNALPSMHPFLAATGPSFRQGYQLSSLESVDVYPLMCRLLSVPPQPNNGTLTQARCLLAAETCVDVPLVIGLVVGVLLVLTTITVLLRSLNIRRPSGSRPFQRLQVDYDDDDDPLLE; via the exons ATGTCACTTAAATTAGTGCTGGGCTTCCTGTGTGCCATCGGCACTTGGGCCTCAGAAAATGACACCGCACAGCAGGGCCCTCTGCCGCTACTCCTGGTGTCATTTGACGGGTTCCGAGCTGATTATCTGAAGAGGTTCCCCATGCCGAACCTGAAGCTCCTGTACAGCCAAGGGGTCCTGGTGGAGCAGCTCACCAACGTCTTTATCACCAAGACATTTCCAAACCATTACAGCCTG GTTACTGGGCTTTATGCAGAGTCTCATGGTATCCTGGCCAGTAACATGTATGACCCCATCAGCCACAAGCACTTCAGCGTCCACAACGACTCTGACccgatgtggtggaacggggcGCAGCCGCTTTGGATCACCGCACTCGACTCCGGCTATAAGACGGCAGCCATGATGTGGCCCGGCTCTGACGTGACCATCGGAAACCGCACAGCTACACACTTCTTTCACTATGACCCTCATGTAACATTCCAGGAACGACTGGGGAATGTGACAAACTGGATGTTAGGAAATAAAAAG GAGCAAGGAGTGAAGTTTGCAGCTCTCTACTGGGAGGAGCCAGACCGAACAGGCCACACGTTCGGCCCTGACAACATCACTGCTATGGGCAAAGTGCTGAAGGAG GTTGATGACAACATTGCCCTGCTGATGTCTGAGCTGAAGCGGACCGGCCTCTGGGGTCAGATCAACATCCTGATAACCAGCGACCACGGCATGGCCCAGTGCTCAGCCGATCGCCTCATACGGCTGGACGACTGCCTTCCTCCCGACAACTACACACTGGTGGACCTCACACCTGTCGCAGCCCTTATCCCAAAGGAAG ATGCTGAAGCTGTCTTCAGCCAGTTAAAAAAGTGCCACCCCCACATGAAAGCATACTTGAAGAAGACCATACCCGATAGGCTCCACTACCGAAACAATGCGCGCGTCCAGCCAATCATACTGATTGCCGATGAAGGCTGGACCATAGTGCAGCGGGGGAACAAGCTGCCGAGAT TGGGTGATCATGGCTATGACAATGCCCTTCCTAGCATGCACCCTTTCCTGGCAGCGACAGGGCCCAGCTTCCGTCAGGGTTATCAGTTGAGCAGTTTAGAAAGCGTGGATGTTTACCCACTCATGTGCCGCCTGCTGTCAGTGCCCCCGCAGCCCAACAACGGCACCCTGACCCAGGCTCGGTGCCTATTGGCTGCTGAGACCTGCGTGGATGTTCCCCTGGTTATCGGCCTGGTGGTTGGGGTCCTATTGGTACTCACTACAATCACTG TTTTGTTGAGGTCACTGAACATCCGCCGCCCATCGGGGTCCCGGCCCTTCCAGAGGCTGCAGGTCGActatgacgatgatgatgacccCTTGTTGGAGTAA
- the clic5a gene encoding chloride intracellular channel protein 5a isoform X1, with product MNLSEENVYDTLVESTYQNQSSGEYELPYEAAYEDLSHLTPEYENAEVAPRRIPDPPSIPAPEAPSEERRGSSSSSSSSSSSSSSSSSSSHDKNEEKEEEEKKEEEEEGKIEAEVLNELNWEMGSLEAAVDESRRSSSSSSSSSASEMKGEEENQRIEKKPEPDKDGPQVTLFVKAGSDGESIGNCPFSQRLFMILWLKGVVFNVTTVDLKRKPADLHNLAPGTHPPFLTFQGEVLTDVNKIEEFLEAMLVPPKYPKLAAKNRESNIAGNDIFARFSAYVKNTRPDKNRALEATLNKALAKLDEYLISPLPDEVDDGESTRKYLDGDELTLADCNLLPKLHVMKVVAKKYRNYEIPSEFRGLWRYLHNACRRDEFTNTCAADVEIELAYKDVAKRLGK from the exons ATGAATCTTTCTGAGGAGAATGTGTATGATACTCTGGTAGAGTCGACCTACCAGAACCAGTCGTCAGGTGAATACGAGCTGCCCTACGAGGCTGCATATGAAGATCTCTCGCATCTGACTCCGGAGTACGAAAACGCCGAAGTGGCCCCAAGAAGAATACCGGATCCTCCTTCAATCCCCGCGCCTGAAGCACCCTCAGAGGAGAGGCGAGGAAGTTCGTCCTCTTCCTCGTCCTCGTCCTCCTCGTCTtcctcgtcttcttcttcttcacatgacaaaaatgaggagaaagaggaggaggagaaaaaggaggaggaagaagaggggaaGATAGAGGCAGAGGTGTTGAATGAGTTGAATTGGGAGATGGGGTCTCTAGAGGCGGCGGTGGACGAATCACGCAgatcctcatcttcatcatcatcctcatcagcCTCTGAGATGaagggagaagaagagaaccAGAGAATTGAGAAGAAGCCAGAGCCTGACAAAGATGGACCACAGGTCACACTTTTTGTTAAG GCTGGAAGTGATGGCGAGAGCATTGGAAACTGTCCATTCTCCCAGCGCCTCTTCATGATCCTGTGGCTCAAAGGTGTCGTCTTCAATGTCACCACTGTCGACCTAAAGAG AAAACCGGCTGATCTTCACAACCTGGCCCCAGGGACACACCCACCCTTCCTCACTTTCCAAGGGGAGGTTCTCACTGATGTCAACAAAATAGAGGAGTTCCTGGAGGCAATGCTGGTGCCACCAAA GTACCCCAAACTTGCAGCAAAGAATCGCGAATCCAACATAGCAGGAAACGACATATTTGCCAGATTCTCAGCTTATGTCAAAAACACAAGACCAGATAAAAATCGAG cCTTAGAAGCCACTTTAAACAAGGCCCTGGCTAAGCTGGACGAGTACCTGATCAGTCCTCTCCCTGATGAGGTGGACGATGGAGAATCCACTCGCAAATACCTGGACGGAGATGAACTTACGCTTGCTGATTGCAACCTTCTACCAAAGCTTCATGTCATGAAG GTGGTCGCAAAGAAATACAGAAACTATGAAATCCCGTCTGAGTTCAGAGGTTTGTGGCGTTACCTTCACAATGCTTGCCGACGGGATGAGTTCACAAACACCTGCGCAGCTGATGTGGAAATCGAGTTGGCCTATAAGGATGTAGCCAAGAGGCTGGGGAAATGA
- the clic5a gene encoding chloride intracellular channel protein 5a isoform X2: MTDPAAEEDKDPDIELFVKAGSDGESIGNCPFSQRLFMILWLKGVVFNVTTVDLKRKPADLHNLAPGTHPPFLTFQGEVLTDVNKIEEFLEAMLVPPKYPKLAAKNRESNIAGNDIFARFSAYVKNTRPDKNRALEATLNKALAKLDEYLISPLPDEVDDGESTRKYLDGDELTLADCNLLPKLHVMKVVAKKYRNYEIPSEFRGLWRYLHNACRRDEFTNTCAADVEIELAYKDVAKRLGK, encoded by the exons ATGACGGATCCTGCAGCCGAGGAGGACAAGGACCCTGATATTGAACTGTTTGTCAAG GCTGGAAGTGATGGCGAGAGCATTGGAAACTGTCCATTCTCCCAGCGCCTCTTCATGATCCTGTGGCTCAAAGGTGTCGTCTTCAATGTCACCACTGTCGACCTAAAGAG AAAACCGGCTGATCTTCACAACCTGGCCCCAGGGACACACCCACCCTTCCTCACTTTCCAAGGGGAGGTTCTCACTGATGTCAACAAAATAGAGGAGTTCCTGGAGGCAATGCTGGTGCCACCAAA GTACCCCAAACTTGCAGCAAAGAATCGCGAATCCAACATAGCAGGAAACGACATATTTGCCAGATTCTCAGCTTATGTCAAAAACACAAGACCAGATAAAAATCGAG cCTTAGAAGCCACTTTAAACAAGGCCCTGGCTAAGCTGGACGAGTACCTGATCAGTCCTCTCCCTGATGAGGTGGACGATGGAGAATCCACTCGCAAATACCTGGACGGAGATGAACTTACGCTTGCTGATTGCAACCTTCTACCAAAGCTTCATGTCATGAAG GTGGTCGCAAAGAAATACAGAAACTATGAAATCCCGTCTGAGTTCAGAGGTTTGTGGCGTTACCTTCACAATGCTTGCCGACGGGATGAGTTCACAAACACCTGCGCAGCTGATGTGGAAATCGAGTTGGCCTATAAGGATGTAGCCAAGAGGCTGGGGAAATGA